A portion of the Stella humosa genome contains these proteins:
- a CDS encoding putative bifunctional diguanylate cyclase/phosphodiesterase, with amino-acid sequence MSADSIRGSAADRAMTRRPPPPRDAGPPAAPWLAAILDGADEAILVLDADDRVLAAGHAAARLFDRAQDRIVGQPAAGLIDGAAIAEFRGRAPADSSQPFARRVGRSGAATADLTLRIVAGDGDRGHLVCFLREIPSLREIPGAEAAHGERGAAIDPVTGLANRAGLLAQMQAASYPGAVPPSDLHLTALHLVGFDVLATSIGRRAGGLLLAEVAARLRDVVVPGEILARIGEAEFAVAGGGRAATDCAEALHRAFDEPFAVGRGTYYLTPAIGIAPHAASAEDALADAELACRADQGPTIRHFDAALRTLHHDRLEIETALHQALRSRSGEVSAAYQPVYDLRTGMAAGCEALARWHHPTRGDVPPATFVPIAENAGLVGLLGEHVCRLAARALAGWNRGRARQGEPPAFVSINLSARQFADPALVERLQRILGEAPVEPAQVQLELTESCLLGPGNEALATLERLRRLGFTLYIDDFGVGYSNFSYLQQLPLDGLKIDRSFVGAMTTSPRAFDIVRMIIELAHGMNLPVVAEGIENLETCAALRRLDCDFVQGLLLGAPGPNGPAAGVHPLLAQPAG; translated from the coding sequence ATGAGCGCCGACAGCATCCGCGGCAGTGCCGCCGACCGCGCGATGACGCGGCGGCCGCCGCCACCCCGGGATGCCGGGCCACCGGCGGCACCATGGCTGGCGGCGATCCTCGACGGCGCCGACGAGGCGATCCTCGTCCTCGATGCCGACGATCGCGTGCTGGCGGCGGGCCATGCCGCCGCACGACTGTTCGACCGCGCCCAGGACCGGATCGTCGGCCAGCCAGCGGCGGGCCTGATCGATGGCGCGGCCATCGCCGAGTTTCGCGGTCGGGCGCCGGCCGATTCCAGCCAGCCGTTCGCCAGGCGGGTCGGGCGCAGCGGGGCGGCCACGGCCGACCTGACGCTGCGCATCGTGGCCGGCGACGGCGATCGCGGTCACCTCGTCTGCTTCCTGCGCGAGATCCCGTCCCTGCGCGAGATCCCGGGCGCCGAGGCGGCCCATGGCGAGCGTGGCGCGGCGATCGACCCGGTGACGGGGCTGGCCAACCGCGCCGGCCTGCTGGCGCAGATGCAGGCCGCCAGCTATCCCGGCGCCGTGCCGCCGTCCGACCTGCACCTGACCGCCCTGCATCTCGTCGGCTTCGACGTGCTGGCGACCAGCATCGGCCGGCGCGCCGGCGGGCTGCTGCTGGCAGAGGTCGCAGCCCGGCTGCGCGACGTCGTCGTGCCGGGCGAGATCCTGGCCCGCATCGGCGAGGCAGAATTCGCCGTCGCCGGCGGCGGGCGCGCGGCCACCGATTGCGCCGAGGCGCTGCATCGCGCCTTCGACGAGCCCTTCGCCGTCGGGCGCGGCACCTACTACCTGACGCCCGCCATCGGCATCGCCCCGCACGCGGCCTCGGCCGAGGATGCGCTGGCGGATGCCGAATTGGCCTGTCGTGCCGACCAGGGCCCGACCATCCGCCACTTCGATGCGGCACTGCGCACGCTGCATCACGACCGGCTGGAGATCGAGACGGCGCTCCACCAGGCCCTGCGCAGCCGATCGGGCGAGGTGTCCGCGGCCTACCAGCCGGTCTATGATCTGCGCACCGGGATGGCCGCCGGGTGCGAGGCCCTGGCCCGATGGCATCATCCGACCCGGGGCGACGTGCCGCCCGCGACCTTCGTGCCGATCGCCGAGAATGCCGGGCTGGTGGGCCTGCTGGGCGAGCATGTCTGCCGTCTGGCGGCCCGCGCGCTGGCCGGCTGGAACCGCGGGCGGGCGCGCCAGGGCGAGCCGCCGGCCTTCGTCTCGATCAACCTGTCGGCCCGGCAGTTTGCCGACCCGGCCCTGGTCGAACGCCTGCAGCGCATCCTGGGCGAGGCCCCGGTCGAGCCGGCCCAGGTCCAGCTCGAACTGACCGAGAGCTGCCTGCTGGGGCCGGGCAACGAGGCGCTGGCCACGCTGGAGCGCCTGCGCCGGCTGGGCTTCACCCTCTACATCGACGATTTCGGCGTCGGCTATTCCAACTTCAGCTACCTCCAGCAACTGCCGCTGGACGGGTTGAAGATCGACCGCTCCTTCGTCGGCGCCATGACCACGTCCCCGCGCGCGTTCGACATCGTGCGCATGATCATCGAACTGGCCCACGGCATGAACCTGCCGGTGGTGGCCGAGGGGATCGAGAACCTGGAAACCTGCGCGGCCCTGCGGCGCCTCGATTGCGACTTCGTGCAAGGACTGCTGCTGGGCGCCCCCGGACCGAACGGCCCCGCCGCTGGCGTCCATCCGCTGCTGGCGCAGCCCGCGGGTTGA
- a CDS encoding FkbM family methyltransferase, translating to MEKAPSLFALLVEAKARFLPDHGEPELRFVPALCHSRELALDVGANHGTYACAMVRHASRTIAAEPNPELARVLRRRLDAAIRAGRATVLEAAISDGEGSIPLFVPTGQPGLASVEGHAAGGGRTVTVARRPIDSLDLPRTGFIKIDVEGHELAVIEGARGLLARDRPNLLIEAEDRHRPGALAAIRAILDPLGYRGFFLLDGRLEPIARFDQRIHQDRAALNEAGSHRLPGRTYINNFIFTARDDAIRALAAAAPGGLAG from the coding sequence ATGGAGAAGGCCCCGTCCCTTTTCGCCCTGCTGGTCGAAGCCAAGGCCCGGTTCCTTCCCGACCACGGCGAGCCCGAACTGCGCTTCGTCCCCGCCCTCTGCCATTCCCGGGAACTGGCGCTCGACGTCGGCGCCAACCACGGCACCTATGCCTGCGCCATGGTCCGCCATGCCAGCCGCACGATCGCGGCCGAACCCAATCCCGAGCTGGCGCGGGTGCTGCGCCGCCGCCTGGATGCCGCCATCCGCGCGGGCCGGGCCACGGTGCTGGAGGCCGCCATCAGCGACGGCGAGGGCAGCATCCCGCTGTTCGTGCCGACCGGCCAGCCGGGCCTGGCCTCGGTCGAAGGGCACGCTGCCGGTGGCGGCCGCACGGTCACCGTCGCCCGCCGGCCGATCGACAGCCTCGACCTGCCGCGCACCGGCTTCATCAAGATCGACGTGGAGGGCCATGAGCTGGCGGTCATAGAAGGCGCGCGCGGGCTGCTTGCCCGCGACCGGCCCAACTTGCTGATCGAGGCCGAGGATCGCCACCGGCCGGGCGCGCTCGCCGCCATCCGCGCCATCCTCGATCCGCTCGGCTACCGCGGCTTCTTCCTGCTCGACGGGCGGCTGGAGCCGATCGCCAGGTTCGACCAGCGCATACACCAGGACCGCGCCGCCCTGAACGAGGCCGGCAGCCATCGCCTGCCGGGGCGCACCTACATCAACAACTTCATCTTCACCGCGCGCGACGATGCCATCCGCGCGCTCGCGGCCGCCGCCCCCGGCGGGCTTGCCGGATGA